TCGAGAAACAGGTCCAGCCGTTCGTCGCCGGACAGATGGTCGCGCACCGTCATATGGGCCCGCACTTGGCTGGGATCCTCATCGAAAGCGACGAAAACCGCGTAGAGGTAGTTGCTGTCGTAGCCCAGATAGACGTCGGTACGCTGGTTGGGCGCGACGTCGTCCTTTGGCGTGCGCTGGATGAACCCATCGATCCTGAGCATCTTGCCGGCCATCGCAGCGTCCGGCTTCATCTCGAGAAAGTCAGACAGCTTCGGCGCAGAACTGACGCGAGGGATGGTGACGGTCGGGCGGGGCCCGGCGAGGTCCGACGAAATCGAGGTTTGGGCGAAGGCCGTTCGTCCCGCAGCCATGATCCCCAGGCCCAGCGCCAGAGCGGGCCATAGGACGCGACCGAGCCAAGCCCCGACCGTGCAAGGCCGGACGATCTTTCCGCAGGAACACGCCCGGCTGGGATGCAAGAAGCTACGACGTCGATTTCTTTGCTTCATCAGCCGGACCGGTCTACGCCTCATTCAATGGGTGGGACTGGATTTTTTTGAATGCGAGCTTTGAAGTCGTGCTCATCTATTCCACGGTCACCGATTTCGCCAGATTTCTGGGCTGGTCAACGTCGCAGCCGCGCAAGACCGCGATGTGATAAGCCAGCAACTGAAGAGGTATGACCTCAAGGACCGCGGAAAGGTATTCATTGGTCTGTGGAATGGTGATCAGGTGGTCTGCCATCTCCTGCACTTCGCGGTCGCCCTCCGTAACCAGGCCGACGATCACGGCCCCGCGGGCTTTGGCTTCCTTGATGTTCGAAACTGTCCTTTCGTAGCGAAGCCTGGAGTCGGCGGACTTGTTGTCGCACGTCGCCATCACCACCACGGGCAGGCCCTCCGTGATGAGAGCGATCGGTCCGTGCTTCAGTTCGCCGGCTGGATAGGCTTCCGCGTGAATATAGGATACCTTTTTCATTTTCATCGCGCCTTCCAGGGCCACCGGAAAATGGACGCCACGGCCAAGGAAGAGGAAGTCTGAAGCGCGGTCAAAGTGGCGGGCCAGCTCCTCGTATTCTTCATCTTTTTGCAGGACGTGCTCAAGTTGCCGCGGCAGCGCCGTTAGAGCGCTGAGCAATTCCCTGGACTCGGCCGGCGGAACGAGGCCGCGAAGCTGGCCCAGGTAAACCGCGAACAGGTAAAGTCCAATGAGCTGCGAGGTAAAGGTTTTGGTGGAACCGACGCCAATTTCCGGCCCCGCATGCGTATAGATGGTCCCGTTGGCTTCCCGGGGCACCATGCTGCCGAGCACGTTGCAGATGGCCAGGGTCTTGGAGCCTTTGGCCTGGGCCTCGCGCTGGCCCGCGATGGTGTCCGCCGTCTCGCCCGACTGCGTGATCAGCACCGTCAGTGTGCGGGAGTCTACTAGCGGATCGCGATAGCGGAATTCCGATGCGTAATCCACCTCTGTGGGTACTCGCGCCAGCCGCTCAAACATGATCTTGCCTGCCAGCCCGGCATGGCGCGACGTGCCGGCGGCCACGATCTTGATCTCCCGGAAGGCGCAGAATTCGTCCTCGGTGATTTCCATTTCGTCGAGGAAAATCTGGCCCGTTTCCGACGAAACACGGCCCAGCGCCGTATCGCGCACGGCGCGCGGCTGCTCGTAGATCTCCTTCAGCGTGAAGTGCTTGAATCCGCCTTTTTCCGCCAGAATCGGGTCCCAACTGATGTGTTGCACGCGGCGGGTGACGGGCTCGCCATGAAAATCCATCAGCTTCACGCCGTTCGGTGTCAGCACCGCAATGTCGCCATCAGCGAGGAAAAACAGATCGCGAGTGTGATAAAGGATGGCGGGGACGTCGCTGGCAACCAGGTATTCGTTCTTTCCCAGCCCGATCACAGCCGGAGGTCCCTGGCGGACGACGACAATCTTGTCCAGGTCCCCTGCCGACATGATCGCCAGGGCGAATGACCCGGTCAGCCGCTCGACGGCGGCCCGCACCGCATCGTCCAGCGTAACGCGCCCCGCAGGCGGCGAAGGCCCGTCCAGATATTTCTCAATCAGATGCGCAATCACCTCGGTGTCGGTCTCGGTGGTGAATGTATGCCCTTCTTCCGCCAGCTCCTGCTTCAGCTCCATGTAGTTTTCAATGATGCCGTTATGCACCACCGCTACCGTGCCATGGCAGTCGCGATGCGGGTGGGCGTTTTCTTCCGTCGGCGCTCCGTGCGTGGCCCATCGCGTCTCACCGATGCCGCACGTGCCGTCCAGTGGATTGAGCCGAATGACGTCTTCGAGGTTCCGAAGTTTCCCTATAGCCCGCCGGATGGTCAGCTTGCCGTCCTTCATCACCGCCAGGCCCGCGGAGTCATACCCGCGATATTGAAGCCGCTGCAGCCCTTCCAGCAGCACAGGGACTACGCGTTTATTTCCAAGGTATCCGATTATTCCTGACATCTGTTTGGACTCCCGCCCACCAAACCCCGCGTTTTCAGAGGGGAACCCTGAGGATAACACACTTGGACGGCCACGAAGACCGTCCAAAGGAGGACAGCCAATGGACAGCAGAGTGTCCAAACCGACGAGCTACGGCGTGGCGCATACAATCGCGCTGTTTGCGATGTGTCCGGTTGTCGGGTCCGCCTTCAAGGCAATTTTGTGAGGAGGGTTTATGTGGTATCGGCTGGACTACCACCGCGACACCTACCCTGCAGCCGCTGCAGTCCGAGACCTATGACCTTGAAGCATTGATTCGAATATATTCGTGGGTAAAGTCGCAGGTCCACACCCAGGCGTTGGTCTTGCCCTGGTGCAGATTAATACTGATCGTGAGTTCGCTCTTGTCGAGTTCCTTTTTCGCGGCGGCTTCGTCAAAGCCTGCGTGGACGCCGCGGCGGCAAAGGTAGAGGCCGTTGACAGAGACGTCCACCGTTGAGGCATCGATGGCGGCGCCGGAGTAACCTGCGGCGCATACAATCCGCCCCCAGTTGGGATCGCCTCCTGCAAGCGCCGTTTTCACCAGTGGCGAATTGGCCACCGCCCGGGCCACGCGCTCGGCGTCAGACCGGCTCCCGGCCCCGCGAACGTCGATTCGCGCGATCTTTGTGGCGCCTTCACCATCCTTGACAATCATCCGGGCAAGCGTCTGGCAGAGTTCGGCCAGTCCCTGCTGGAACGTTTTTGCCTCAGGCCCGCCGGGCCGGATGGCGGCTCCGGATTGGCCACTCGCGAGCGCCACCACGCTGTCATTGGTTGAAGTGTCTCCGTCAACGGTGATGCGGTTGAATGATGCATCCACAGCATCGCGCAGCATCTTTTGCAGAGCCGAGGGGGCAACAGCGGCGTCCGTCGTGACGTAAGAGAGCATGGTGGCCATTTTGGGATGGATCATGCCGGCGCCTTTGGCTACTCCGGCGAGCGTCACGGTCTTGCCGCCGATCGTTGATTGCAGCACTGCAGATTTGGGAAAGCTGTCAGTGGTCATGATTGCTCGCGCAACTTCCGGAGCGCTTTCGACGGAGAGGATCTCAATCAAGGCCGGAAGCTGGTGCAGAATCAAATCCAGGTTCAAGGGTGTTCCGATCACGCCGGTGGAGGAGACAAAAACCTCTTCGGGACGCACTCCCAGCATTTTGGCCACGGCTTTGGCCGTCTGCTCAGCCACCGCTAGCCCCGCGCGCCCCGTGCAGGCATTGGCGTTGCCTGAGTTGACGATGATCGCCCGCGCGCGCCCCCGGTTCTTCTTCAGATGTTGCCGGCACAGGAGCACCGGCGCGGCGGCCGCCCGGTTCGTCGTGAACACCGCGGCGGCGCTTGCTCCAGGAGCGTCGCAAACAATCAGCGCAAGGTCCAGTGCGCCGGGGGCTTTCTTGATTCCAGCGGCAGCCGCGGCGGCGCGGAAGCCTTTGGGCGTAGCAAGGCTTCCTTCAACGGCATTCCAACTGGGCATGGGTCAGTCACACTCCTTGTTCGTGTGGCACTTTAGAGTTGCACAGTGTAGCAGAAATTCGCGCGGTCGCGGAGAGAGTGTTCAGGGTCCCTTGCCAGCGCGGGCACGCCCAAATCTCTAATGGATGGGTTTGACGTTTTTCAGTTCCAGTACTCCGGGTCCGGGCTTTTCCTGGGGCGGGGGCCCGCTCACCTTGATGGACTGGATGCTTTCCTCGCAGGCCCGCAGGAATAGCGTCGGGTCGCTCGATCCGGGCCGGCAATTGGCCTCGACAATGTGGTCGGGCGAAATGATGTGTCCCGTCACCAGATCCGCGTTTTCCGAGCTTGACACGTCAAAGCTGATAGCCGGCAGCACTTTGGCATGTTCGGCGGATTGCCAGGTCATCGCGGCATCGCGGCCCTGAATTTTCATATGCTCAAAGCGATAATCGGGGATCTGCTGGTAGGTCCCGGCGGTTTGCCATTTCGCCAAAAGCTGCGGCGAAAACTCTTCGGCGTTATTCGGGTTTGATTGCGACGTTATGATGAGCGCCGGTCCTCGGCTGAACAGGTGGGAACGGTAAATCCTCACGCCTCCCGGAAAATCATCCACCTTGCCATAGATGCCCGCGGCGACCTGCATGTCGATTCCCAGCGTGGCGTTCTGGTAAGGAAGAGTTGCGAGCACCTTATTGGCCTTGTGACCCTGATAGTACGGATACCATTTGACCAGAAAGTATTCAGCCGCGAGCGCTCCACCCCCGATCAGGATGATTCCAAGCATAAACTTCGCTTGCATGGAGAGCTTCTTCATGGGGTCATCTTAGCCTGAGAAAGGGGCTTGCGCAATTCTTCGGGGCGCCTTAATCCACCCGCAGCAAGGGGGTGGTTTTTTCCACCACTCGGCCCACCTGCCGGGCGCGAACTCCGCGTTCTGTGAGCTTCTTTACCAGCGCTGCTGAATCGCTTTCGCCTACCACCAGCAGCAGTCCGCCGCTGGTCTGCGGATCGAAAAACAGGTTGCGGATTTCCTGCGGGACCTTCGGGTCAAACTCGACGCAGGCGCTCACGAACTCGGCGTTTCTTTTCAGCCCACCGGGAAGATAGCCCTGGCGCGAATAGTCGAGAGCGCCGGGAAGGAACTCGATCTCGGTATGGTCGATCACCATGCTGACCTTGCTGGCCGAGGCCATGGCGTGCAGGTGGCCCAGCAACCCGAAGCCCGTGATGTCCGTGGCGGCATGCACATCGAATTCGAGGGCCACTTCGCTGCCCACGCGGTTAAGCGTCCGCATCGATTCAACGGAGGCGCTGACTGCGGCTTCACTCGCTTTCCGCTTTTTCAGCGCCGTGGCGATGATCCCGGTGCCGAGACGCTTGGTGAGGACCAGCCGGTCGCCCGGGCGCGCTCCCCGGTTGGCCAGCACACGCTTGGGGTCCACCACTCCTGTGACAGCGAATCCGAACTTGATTTCGTCATCCCCGATCGAGTGCCCGCCAATCACCGTGCAGCCCGCCTCCTGCATCTTGGCCACGCCGCCCTGCAGGATTTGTTCCAGCATGTCCAGGTCGCGGCCCGTGTTTGGGAAACCTACGATCGAAAGCGCGGAAACCGGACGTCCACCCATGGCGTAAACGTCGCTCAGGGAGTTTGTGGCGGCAATCTGGCCAAACGTCCACGGATCATCCACGATGGGCGTGAAGAAGTCAACCGTCTGCACCAGCGCGATGTCAGGTGCGATCAGATACACGCCCGCATCGTCGCCGGTATCGAAGCCGACGAGAACGTTGGGATCAGACTGTTTCGGCAGCCTGGGCAGCACCGAGTCCAAAATACTTGGACTCAACTTGGCTGCTCAACCCGCCGCCTTCACCATCGCTGTGAGGCGCTTTCGTTCGTCCATAACTGGCATTATAGGATGAAGTCCGAGATTGATGTGGGGGTGATGCTTCGCGCGTGCAATTGAGGAAGTGTATACGAATGCCTTACGCTATCGAGGCCTGCACTTCCTTAAAGCTCTGCACAGCGAACTCGAGGTCGTCTCGTGTGTGCGCGGCGGAAATCTGCACGCGGATGCGCGCCTTGCCCTGTGGCACCACGGGATAGGAGAAGCCGACCACGTAGATGCCCTTCTGGAGCAGCGCATCGGCCATGCGCGTGGCCTTGGCGGCATCGCCGATCATGATGGGCACAATCGGGTGCTCGCCCGGCACAATAGAGAACCCCAGCGCCGTCATCCGCTGGCGAAAGAAGCGCGTGTTTTCCATCAATCGCTCGCGCAGCTCCCCTGACCCCTGCAGCAGGTCGAGCACTTTCAGTGACGCAGCTACGATGGAGGGTGACACGGAATTGGAAAAAAGGTAAGGCCTCGAGCGCTGGCGCAGCAGTTCGATGATTTCTTTGCGCCCCGTGGTGTAGCCGCCACTCGCGCCGCCGAGCGCCTTGCCCAGCGTCCCTGTAATGATGTCCACCCGGCCCTCGACGCCGCAATGTTCCGGTGTGCCACGCCCGTGCTCGCCCATGAATCCCACGGCGTGCGAATCGTCCACCATCACCAGCGCGCCATACTTTTCAGCGAGATCGCAGATCTCGTCGAGCTTCGCGACGTACCCGTCCATGGAGAACACGCCGTCCGTCGCCACGAGCGCGTAGCGAGCCTCCGCTTTGGCCTGTTTCAACTTTTCTTCCAGGTCGCTCATGTCGCCATTGCGATAGCGATACCGCTTTGCTTTGCACAGCCGGATGCCGTCAATGATGCTGGCGTGGTTCAGTTCGTCGGAGATCACGGCGTCATCGGCGTCCAGCAGCGTTTCAAACAGCCCGCCATTGGCGTCAAAACAGGAACTGTAGAGGACGGCGTCATCGGTCCGGAGAAAGCGGCTCAGCGCCTCTTCCAGTTCCTGGTGGATGGCTTGTTTGCCGCAAATGAATCGAACCGACGAGAGACCGTAACCCCAGCGTTCGAGCGCCTCCCTCGCCGCCTGCACAATGGCCGGATGGTTGGCCAGTCCCAGGTAATTGTTGGCGCACATGTTCAGCACGCTTTCGCCGCTCTGCAGTTCCACCCGCGTCTGCTGCGGGGAATTCAGCGTTCTCTCGTTCTTGTAGAGGCCGGCCTGCCGGATTTCATCGAGACGTACTGTCAAATGTTCGCGGATGCTTCCGTACAATTTATGCCCTCCAGTCCAGAATCACCTTGCCGCAATTGCCGGCCCGCATGGCGTCAAAGCCTTTTTCGTACTCCTGCCACTTCAGGCGGTGCGTAATCACGGAGCTGATGTCCAGGCCCGATTCCAGCATCACGGTCATCTTGTACCAGGTCTCGTACATCTCGCGGCCGTAGATGCCCCTGATGGTCAGCATGTTGAAGATCACCTCGTTCCAGTTGATGGACATTTCCTGGTTGGGGATGCCGAGCATGGCGATCCTGCCGCCATGGCTCATGTTGCTCAGCATGCTCCGAAAGGCCGCCGGATTGCCGGACATTTCAAGGCCCACGTCGAATCCCTCCTGCATGCCCAGCTCTTTCTGCACCTGCTCAAGCGGAGTTTTCCTGGGATCGATGGCCCGTGTCACGCCCATCTTCTCAGCCAGCTTCAGGCGCTCCGGAACCAGGTCTGAGATCACCACAAAGCGCGCCCCGGCATGGCGCGCCACCGCTGCGGCCATCAGCCCGATAGGCCCAGCGCCTGTGATCAGCACGTCCTCACCCAGCACAGGAAACTGCAGCGCCGTGTGGACGGCATTACCGAAGGGATCAAAAATCGAGGCAATTTCCAGCGGCACAACGGGACTGTGCCGCCAGATGTTGGTCATCGGCAGAGCGACGTATTCAGCGAAAGCGCCGGGACGTCCCACGCCCACCCCCTTGGAATGCGCGCATAGGTGCCGCCGACCGGCCAGGCAGTTCCGGCAGCGGCCGCAAACCACATGGCCCTCGCCGCTCACCACCATGCCGGGCTCAAAGTCGGTGACGTTCGAGCCCACCTCGGCGATCTCGCCGACGAATTCGTGGCCGATCACGAGCGGCACGGGAATGGTCTTTTGGGCCCAGTCGTCCCAGTCATAAATGTGCAGATCGGTACCGCAGATGCCCGCCAGTTGCACGCGGATGAGGACGTCGTTGATCCCAATCGCCGGTTTGGGAACATCTTCAACCCACAGGCCCTTATCTGCCCGGCTTTTTACCAGTGCTTTCATCAGTCTCTCCGGAATTCGAATCGCGCGGACCTTATGCTGGCGGCCTGCGGGTCTCTCGTCTATGGCACATTAAGAGCTTTTGATTATCTCATGAAAAACACAGGCAGGTTTCGTCCCTCCCGGCTTCTGTACAGTTCCGCTATGAACGTACCTGTGGTCATCCGCAGCCCAGGCAGGGGTGGCAGCCTCTGATAGAGAGGTCCCGACCGTGTGCCCTCTGACAAGGGACGCGACCCCGTTTGACGAAAGAGTTGACTGATTGCCGCCTTCACCTCTGGGCGGCGCTTGCCTGGTTGGACACGATCTGATTGCGTCCCGATAGCCTATTTCGAGAACGGACCGGCGGGAGAACCTCGGATGTTTGCAGGAGCGCCCAATTTTTGGTGTAACCTTTCGCTTGTTCCCGCGTAATCAGCGTGACAATTAGAGCGATGGATTTTCAAAGCCTCTACGAGAAGCATGCTCCGGCAGTGCGGCGGTTCGCCCTGTTCTTATGCGGCAATCCGGAGATGGCGGACGACATCACTTCGGAGACCTTTTTGCGTGCATTGCAGGCTCACGGAGAAATTCGCCAGCCGACGGTGAGAAGCTACCTCTTCGCCATTGCGCAGAATGCGTATCGTGACCTGCGGAGGCGGTCGCACCGAGAGACAGAGCTTGACGAGAAAAGACCCGACACAGCAATCACCGCTCAAGCACATTTTGAACAGAAAGAGGAATTGAGCGCGGTGCTTGCGGCGTTGCAGGAATTGCCGGAGACAGATCGCGCCATTCTGCTGATGCGTGTTGTGGATGAAATGCCCTACGAGGAAATTGCCTCCGCCCTGGATGTGTCCGTAACTACCGCCAAGGTGAAAGTGCACCGCGCGCGGGCGAAGCTAATGGCCATTCGAGAGCCTGCGAGCGAGAAGTTGACTGGTTCGGGAGAAAAGCTATGAGCATTACGCGCAACGTGGTGATTGATTTGTTGCCAGTATATTTTTCCGGGGAGGCAAGCGACGACACACGTAAGCTGGTCGAGGATTACTTTCGGGAGGACCCTGATTTCGAGCGCGTCGCCCGGAGTGCAGCGACACCACTTGAAACGTTGAAGGCGGCTTCGTCGGTTGCGCCGGAAGCGGAAAGGGAAAAGCGCGACCTGGAGCGCATTGGATGGGAATTGAGGTCACGAAGAGTATGGCTTGTCATGGCGCTGTTTTACACGCTCCTGCCTCTCGTGCCGTTGGTCGGCGGAGAACTCGCTGGGTGGATTGGGGGACCCCACACCTGGGGAGGGAGAGTTGCAGATTTGGTCTGCGCGGCATTTTTTTGGCTCGTATATATCACACGGATGTCACGGCGCAAAGTGCTGCTGGCGGGGGCAATCTTCGTGAGCTCAGTAGCGCTGGCGCCCGTTTTGAATAAGCTGAATATCATCACAAGTCCAGCGGTGCAAGGCACCGACTTGGAGATAATCGTTATCTGCGTGGGTGCGGCGTTTTTCTGGTTTTTGTATTTTCGCGGGCGAGCGCCGGTGCGGCGGTGACGTGTCACGCCTGGGGCAGACGCGCTCGGCAGGAACGATCGTCAGGCAATCGCAAGTCGCGCCCGGGTCAATTCGCCTTTTTCCGCGAGGCCCCCATTCTCTTCACCATCGCCAGAACCCTAACATTTGCTTGCCCAGCCTGAAGATTTAAGATATAGTCGATGCACGATGGTCAGTTTGAATTTTACCAACGCGTTTAGCTTTAGCTACTGGTATTGGGGCTTTTTTGCCTCGATCCGCTAGAGTGGCGTTGGCCTGACCAGGAAAAACGAGTTTTAAGAAAAGCCAGCCCACTCAAGCCGAGTGGGCTTTTTTGTTGGCGAGGGGAGATAAACCATGATCATTTCCATGCGGCCGCATGCCACCAGGGAAGAAATTGACTACGTTTGCGAGCGGATACGCGAATTCGGATACAAGGTGCATTCCATCGAGGGCGAAGAAAGGGTGGTGATTGGCGTGATTGGTGTAGGCGATGTGACGGCTTGTCTGGAATCCCTGGAAGCGACTCCCGGAGTGGAGCACGCGGTGCGAATCTCGGCGCCCTACAAATTTGTGAGCAAAGAATTCAAGCAGGAGCGCTCGCGGATTCGCGTGAACGGCTCGGAGATCGGCGGCGACGAGTTTGTGGTGATGGCCGGGCCCTGCTCGGTGGAAAACGAGGACCAGATTCTCGAAACCGCGGAAGCCGTGGCCGCCGCCGGCGCCAAAGTACTGCGCGGCGGCGCCTTCAAGCCGCGGACCTCGCCTTATGATTTTCAGGGCCTGGCGCTCGAAGGGCTTAAGCTGCTGGCCAAAGCGCGCCAGGCCACCGGGCTTGCCATTGTGACGGAAGTGATGAGCGAAGGCGACGTGGACACGGTGGCGGAGTACGCCGATGTTATGCAGGTAGGCGCGCGCAACATGCAGAATTTCTCGCTGCTGAAGGCGCTGGGCAAATGCCCGCGGCCGGTGCTGCTGAAGCGCGGCATGAGCTCGACTATCAAGGAGCTGCTGATGTCCGCCGAATACATCACGGCGCACGGCAATCCCAACATCATTCTCTGCGAACGTGGCATCCGCACGTTCGAGACGGCTACGCGAAATACCTGCGACATCGCCGCCGTCCCTGTGCTCAGCGAGCTCACACACTTGCCGGTGATTCTTGACCCCAGCCACGCGACGGGCAAGCGGAGCGTGGTGCCTGCTCTCTGCCGCGCTGCCGTGGCCATTGGGGCAGACGGCCTGATCGTTGAGGTCCACCCGCAGCCGGAAAAGGCCATGAGCGACGGCGCGCAATCGCTCAGGACCGAACAGTTCGCAACCATGATGGCGGACCTGGAGCCTTACATCCGGCTCTGGAAGGAGAGCCGCGTTTCAGCCGCTGCAGCCTCGGTCTAGCGTCTAGCGCTGCATTACGTATCGGACCATCGCCACCTCCG
This window of the Terriglobia bacterium genome carries:
- the glmS gene encoding glutamine--fructose-6-phosphate transaminase (isomerizing); translation: MSGIIGYLGNKRVVPVLLEGLQRLQYRGYDSAGLAVMKDGKLTIRRAIGKLRNLEDVIRLNPLDGTCGIGETRWATHGAPTEENAHPHRDCHGTVAVVHNGIIENYMELKQELAEEGHTFTTETDTEVIAHLIEKYLDGPSPPAGRVTLDDAVRAAVERLTGSFALAIMSAGDLDKIVVVRQGPPAVIGLGKNEYLVASDVPAILYHTRDLFFLADGDIAVLTPNGVKLMDFHGEPVTRRVQHISWDPILAEKGGFKHFTLKEIYEQPRAVRDTALGRVSSETGQIFLDEMEITEDEFCAFREIKIVAAGTSRHAGLAGKIMFERLARVPTEVDYASEFRYRDPLVDSRTLTVLITQSGETADTIAGQREAQAKGSKTLAICNVLGSMVPREANGTIYTHAGPEIGVGSTKTFTSQLIGLYLFAVYLGQLRGLVPPAESRELLSALTALPRQLEHVLQKDEEYEELARHFDRASDFLFLGRGVHFPVALEGAMKMKKVSYIHAEAYPAGELKHGPIALITEGLPVVVMATCDNKSADSRLRYERTVSNIKEAKARGAVIVGLVTEGDREVQEMADHLITIPQTNEYLSAVLEVIPLQLLAYHIAVLRGCDVDQPRNLAKSVTVE
- the tdh gene encoding L-threonine 3-dehydrogenase; this translates as MKALVKSRADKGLWVEDVPKPAIGINDVLIRVQLAGICGTDLHIYDWDDWAQKTIPVPLVIGHEFVGEIAEVGSNVTDFEPGMVVSGEGHVVCGRCRNCLAGRRHLCAHSKGVGVGRPGAFAEYVALPMTNIWRHSPVVPLEIASIFDPFGNAVHTALQFPVLGEDVLITGAGPIGLMAAAVARHAGARFVVISDLVPERLKLAEKMGVTRAIDPRKTPLEQVQKELGMQEGFDVGLEMSGNPAAFRSMLSNMSHGGRIAMLGIPNQEMSINWNEVIFNMLTIRGIYGREMYETWYKMTVMLESGLDISSVITHRLKWQEYEKGFDAMRAGNCGKVILDWRA
- the selD gene encoding selenide, water dikinase SelD; this translates as MSPSILDSVLPRLPKQSDPNVLVGFDTGDDAGVYLIAPDIALVQTVDFFTPIVDDPWTFGQIAATNSLSDVYAMGGRPVSALSIVGFPNTGRDLDMLEQILQGGVAKMQEAGCTVIGGHSIGDDEIKFGFAVTGVVDPKRVLANRGARPGDRLVLTKRLGTGIIATALKKRKASEAAVSASVESMRTLNRVGSEVALEFDVHAATDITGFGLLGHLHAMASASKVSMVIDHTEIEFLPGALDYSRQGYLPGGLKRNAEFVSACVEFDPKVPQEIRNLFFDPQTSGGLLLVVGESDSAALVKKLTERGVRARQVGRVVEKTTPLLRVD
- the argJ gene encoding bifunctional glutamate N-acetyltransferase/amino-acid acetyltransferase ArgJ, with the translated sequence MPSWNAVEGSLATPKGFRAAAAAAGIKKAPGALDLALIVCDAPGASAAAVFTTNRAAAAPVLLCRQHLKKNRGRARAIIVNSGNANACTGRAGLAVAEQTAKAVAKMLGVRPEEVFVSSTGVIGTPLNLDLILHQLPALIEILSVESAPEVARAIMTTDSFPKSAVLQSTIGGKTVTLAGVAKGAGMIHPKMATMLSYVTTDAAVAPSALQKMLRDAVDASFNRITVDGDTSTNDSVVALASGQSGAAIRPGGPEAKTFQQGLAELCQTLARMIVKDGEGATKIARIDVRGAGSRSDAERVARAVANSPLVKTALAGGDPNWGRIVCAAGYSGAAIDASTVDVSVNGLYLCRRGVHAGFDEAAAKKELDKSELTISINLHQGKTNAWVWTCDFTHEYIRINASRS
- a CDS encoding glycine C-acetyltransferase; this translates as MYGSIREHLTVRLDEIRQAGLYKNERTLNSPQQTRVELQSGESVLNMCANNYLGLANHPAIVQAAREALERWGYGLSSVRFICGKQAIHQELEEALSRFLRTDDAVLYSSCFDANGGLFETLLDADDAVISDELNHASIIDGIRLCKAKRYRYRNGDMSDLEEKLKQAKAEARYALVATDGVFSMDGYVAKLDEICDLAEKYGALVMVDDSHAVGFMGEHGRGTPEHCGVEGRVDIITGTLGKALGGASGGYTTGRKEIIELLRQRSRPYLFSNSVSPSIVAASLKVLDLLQGSGELRERLMENTRFFRQRMTALGFSIVPGEHPIVPIMIGDAAKATRMADALLQKGIYVVGFSYPVVPQGKARIRVQISAAHTRDDLEFAVQSFKEVQASIA
- a CDS encoding RNA polymerase sigma factor encodes the protein MDFQSLYEKHAPAVRRFALFLCGNPEMADDITSETFLRALQAHGEIRQPTVRSYLFAIAQNAYRDLRRRSHRETELDEKRPDTAITAQAHFEQKEELSAVLAALQELPETDRAILLMRVVDEMPYEEIASALDVSVTTAKVKVHRARAKLMAIREPASEKLTGSGEKL
- the aroF gene encoding 3-deoxy-7-phosphoheptulonate synthase — its product is MIISMRPHATREEIDYVCERIREFGYKVHSIEGEERVVIGVIGVGDVTACLESLEATPGVEHAVRISAPYKFVSKEFKQERSRIRVNGSEIGGDEFVVMAGPCSVENEDQILETAEAVAAAGAKVLRGGAFKPRTSPYDFQGLALEGLKLLAKARQATGLAIVTEVMSEGDVDTVAEYADVMQVGARNMQNFSLLKALGKCPRPVLLKRGMSSTIKELLMSAEYITAHGNPNIILCERGIRTFETATRNTCDIAAVPVLSELTHLPVILDPSHATGKRSVVPALCRAAVAIGADGLIVEVHPQPEKAMSDGAQSLRTEQFATMMADLEPYIRLWKESRVSAAAASV